One stretch of Cyclopterus lumpus isolate fCycLum1 chromosome 10, fCycLum1.pri, whole genome shotgun sequence DNA includes these proteins:
- the cetn2 gene encoding caltractin: MIGRLHRPKENILQNRSAAPVCQLTKQHLMATSAKRPSLQGPVPPPRKKTTPKPELTEEQKQEIREAFELFDTDGSGYIDVKELKVAMRALGFEPKKEEIKKMIGDVDKDGTGKISFADFLSVMTQKMAEKDSKEEILKAFRLFDDDETGKISFKNLKRVAKELGENLTDEELQEMIDEADRDGDGEVNQQEFLRIMKKTCLY; the protein is encoded by the exons ATGATAGGAAGGCTTCATAGAcccaaagaaaatatattgcAAAATAGATCTGCAGCTCCTGTTTGTCAGTTAACTAAACAGCACCTGATG GCAACCAGTGCCAAGAGACCGTCCCTGCAGGGTCCTGTGCCACCTCCTCGCAAGAAGACAACCCCCAAACCAGAGCTGACCGAGGAGCAGAAGCAGGAGATCCGGGAGGCCTTTGAGCTGTTTGACACCGATGGATCCGGATACATCGATGTCAAGGAGCTCAAG GTTGCAATGAGAGCTCTGGGGTTTGAACCAAAGAAAGAGGAGATCAAGAAGATGATTGGCGACGTGGATAAGGACGGCACAGGGAAAATCTCTTTCGCTGACTTTCTCTCTGTCATGACTCAGAAAATG GCCGAGAAGGACTCCAAAGAGGAGATCCTGAAAGCTTTCCGCCTGTTTGATGACGACGAAACGGGCAAGATCTCATTCAAGAATCTGAAGAGAGTCGCCAAAGAGCTGGGAGAGAACCTCACAGATGAAGAGCTGCAG GAGATGATAGATGAAGCGGAcagggatggagatggagaagtgAACCAGCAGGAGTTCCTGCGCATTATGAAGAAAACCTGCCTGTACTGA
- the gcna gene encoding acidic repeat-containing protein isoform X1, protein MNDETRSLFERVSQKMGWDGEGGLDTAERELMSLIGKTRHNATRGHRSVDHSASPVQLSLSDCENNPPKENQYSKTSNYRSKPLIESSDDDFDEFLVARATPKAKPALLKPSSVAKKDGSNVVVSSDDDNCFETFLQRVKTPIVKKISASGSEDSLTKFIVDDSSDDDFIKTSTLKVPKKSNTPASHHPLRRPLSQCDSPVFVSDSDDDYNVVVKSTWRTRHSKPKTQSKVNKNDAPRCDEEDRSPSLPFSSIHSPFSFLPHKTLTSLASPKRTLSAPSKLHESDSSEEEFTSLLERLKNKNKFTGTTFSPKSTHVPPVKGVLTPASKPFGETPLSVKTPGKSTTLKPTVSQTEPRPGPTSRLPLCKTPGCFLQSLSNTGSSCGRNFKQNKEALTIRLYQLYNTSVFDNKLPTNMSVTWNKKMRKTAGYCITGQERCGGNRYARIELSEKVCDSADRLRDTLIHEMCHAATWLINAVRDGHGNFWKLYARKSTLAHPELPMVTRCHSYDIKYKFQYQCTRCQNLIGRHSKSLDTQRFMCALCNGQLVLLTAAKPRAPTPFANFVKENYGTVRQELSGQSHGEVMRKLSVDFASKTKLSQS, encoded by the exons ATGAACGACGAAACCCGCAGTCTGTTCGAAAGAGTTTCTCAAAAGATGGGCTGGGATGGTGAAGGAGGCCTGGACACGGCGGAGAGAGAG CTGATGAGCTTGATTGGCAAAACTCGACATAATGCCACACGTGGGCATCGATCTGTGGATCACTCCGCCTCTCCAGTCCAGCTTTCCCTCTCTGACTGTGAAAATAATCCACCGAAGGAGAACCAATACTCCAAGACCAGCAATTACAGAAGCAAGCCCTTGATTGAGTCCAGTGATGATGATTTTGACGAAT tTCTTGTGGCAAGGGCTACACCGAAAGCTAAACCTGCCTTACTGAAACCATCTAGTGTTGCAAAGAAAGATGG TTCAAATGTTGTGGTGAGCTCGGACGATGACAACTGTTTCGAGACGT TTCTGCAACGAGTGAAAACTCCTATTGTCAAGAAAATATCAGCGAGTGGGAGTGAAGATAG CCTCACAAAGTTCATAGTGGATGACTCATCAGATGATGACTTTATTAAGACATCAACTTTGAAAG TGCCTAAGAAGAGCAATACTCCAGCATCCCATCATCCACTGAGGAGACCTCTGTCTCAGTGTGACTCGCCGGTCTTTGTTAGTGACAGTGATGATGATTATAATGTTGTGGTCAAGAGCACTTGGAGGACTCGCCATTCAAAACCTAAAACCCAATCAAAGGTTAACAAGAATGATGCTCCACGGTGTGATGAAGAGGACCGTTCTCCATCACTGCCTTTCTCTTCCATCCATTctccgttttcttttcttccccacAAAACTCTAACATCACTGGCCTCTCCAAAGCGCACTCTATCTGCACCTTCTAAGCTGCATGAATCTGACAGTTCTGAGGAGGAGTTCACATCCCTACTGGAGAGactgaagaataaaaacaagttCACTGGCACTACATTCTCACCGAAGAGCACCCATG TTCCTCCTGTGAAGGGAGTTTTAACACCAGCCTCTAAACCATTTGGGGAAACACCTCTGAGTGTGAAGACACCTGGAAAATCCACCACCTTGAAGCCCACAGTCAGTCAGACGGAGCCCAGACCCGGCCCCACCAGCAG GTTGCCGCTGTGTAAGACCCCCGGGTGCTTCTTGCAGTCTTTATCAAACACCGGCTCCAGCTGTGGCCGCAATTTTAAGCAGAACAAGGAAGCACTCACCATTAGACTTTATCAGCTGTACAATACCAGTGTGTTTGACAATAAG CTGCCCACTAATATGTCAGTGACTTGGAATAAGAAGATGCGGAAAACCGCCGGTTACTGTATCACGGGTCAGGAGCGATGTGGAGGGAACCGCTACGCCCGCATTGAACTGTCGGAGAAAGTCTGTGACTCTGCAG ATCGTCTCAGGGACACACTGATTCATGAGATGTGTCACGCTGCGACCTGGCTGATTAATGCTGTGAGGGACGGGCACGGGAACTTCTGGAAGCTGTATGCTCGCAAGTCCACTCTGGCGCATCCCGAGCTGCCCATGGTCACCCGCTGCCACAGTTATGACATCAAGTACAAATTCCAGTACCAGTGCACCCGCTGCCAGAATTT GATCGGACGGCATTCCAAGTCCTTGGACACGCAGAGGTTCATGTGTGCCCTCTGCAACGGGCAACTTGTCTTACTGACGGCTGCCAAGCCGCGTGCTCCCACACCGTTTGCCAACTTTGTCAAAGAGAATTATGGGACCGTACGCCAGGAGCTATCGGGACAAAGCCACGGGGAAGTGATGCGTAAACTTAGTGTAGACTTTGCCTCCAAGACTAAACTGAGTCAAAGCTGA
- the LOC117737925 gene encoding olfactory receptor 10G4-like — MDISCNVTSIETQTGINSSIYHQVKMVSMCVSCTVNTALSVPLLLVITRSPSLLRHTRFLLLTHLLLCENLQQLLWTIKAILLRSREAMPLTQCMIFCSAIQACSLVNLFLTTALSADRFVAVKWPLRYEFLMCPQRKRATVAAIWTLSAVLSSVALGIGLYSVQINFTLPRCRPLILTPCLLGTSALVLYSTVATAVLVPLCSLTILGCFCLLCWDMRAGPLCTKRGCVTLSLQVAQVILFSVPMVMNSYLIPGYLHSDALDIAATIIYNLGVSLIPLVYGYRSRELQQRIQRAALWSKVHNQNVS; from the exons ATGGATATCTCCTGCAATGTGACCTCAATAGAGACTCAGACGGGGATAAACTCCAGCATCTACCACCAGGTTAAGATggtcagcatgtgtgtgagctgcaCCGTGAACACGGCACTCAGTGTTCCTCTGCTCCTGGTCATCACTCGCTCCCCGTCCCTCCTGAGACACACTCGCTTCCTGCTCCTCACACACCTCCTCTTGTGTGAAAACCTCCAG CAGCTCCTCTGGACAATCAAAGCCATTCTCTTAAGATCCAGGGAAGCTATGCCTCTGACCCAGTGTATGATCTTCTGTTCTGCTATCCAGGCCTGCTCTTTG GTGAACCTCTTCCTGACCACAGCTCTGTCTGCTGACCGCTTTGTCGCTGTCAAGTGGCCCCTGCGCTATGAATTCTTGATGTGTCCTCAAAGGAAAAGAGCAACGGTTGCAGCCATATGGACACTATCGGCTGTGCTCAGCAGCGTGGCTTTGGGCATCGGCCTCTACTCGGTCCAGATCAATTTCACCCTTCCCCGCTGTCGTCCTCTCATCCTTACACCCTGCCTGTTGGGGACATCGGCTCTGGTACTTTACAGCACGGTGGCGACTGCTGTTCTGGTGCCTCTCTGCTCGCTGACCATCCTGGGATGCTTCTGTCTGCTTTGCTGGGACATGCGTGCAGGACCACTGTGCACCAAGAGAGGCTGCGTGACCCTGAGCCTCCAGGTAGCTCAGGTCATCCTCTTTTCTGTTCCCATGGTCATGAACAGCTACCTGATCCCTGGATACCTGCACAGTGACGCTCTGGATATAGCAGCCACCATCATCTACAACCTCGGGGTGTCACTTATCCCTCTTGTTTATGGCTACCGCTCAAGGGAGCTGCAGCAAAGGATACAACGAGCTGCACTCTGGAGCAAAGTCCACAACCAAAATGTGtcataa
- the gcna gene encoding acidic repeat-containing protein isoform X2, protein MNDETRSLFERVSQKMGWDGEGGLDTAERELMSLIGKTRHNATRGHRSVDHSASPVQLSLSDCENNPPKENQYSKTSNYRSKPLIESSDDDFDEFLQRVKTPIVKKISASGSEDSLTKFIVDDSSDDDFIKTSTLKVPKKSNTPASHHPLRRPLSQCDSPVFVSDSDDDYNVVVKSTWRTRHSKPKTQSKVNKNDAPRCDEEDRSPSLPFSSIHSPFSFLPHKTLTSLASPKRTLSAPSKLHESDSSEEEFTSLLERLKNKNKFTGTTFSPKSTHVPPVKGVLTPASKPFGETPLSVKTPGKSTTLKPTVSQTEPRPGPTSRLPLCKTPGCFLQSLSNTGSSCGRNFKQNKEALTIRLYQLYNTSVFDNKLPTNMSVTWNKKMRKTAGYCITGQERCGGNRYARIELSEKVCDSADRLRDTLIHEMCHAATWLINAVRDGHGNFWKLYARKSTLAHPELPMVTRCHSYDIKYKFQYQCTRCQNLIGRHSKSLDTQRFMCALCNGQLVLLTAAKPRAPTPFANFVKENYGTVRQELSGQSHGEVMRKLSVDFASKTKLSQS, encoded by the exons ATGAACGACGAAACCCGCAGTCTGTTCGAAAGAGTTTCTCAAAAGATGGGCTGGGATGGTGAAGGAGGCCTGGACACGGCGGAGAGAGAG CTGATGAGCTTGATTGGCAAAACTCGACATAATGCCACACGTGGGCATCGATCTGTGGATCACTCCGCCTCTCCAGTCCAGCTTTCCCTCTCTGACTGTGAAAATAATCCACCGAAGGAGAACCAATACTCCAAGACCAGCAATTACAGAAGCAAGCCCTTGATTGAGTCCAGTGATGATGATTTTGACGAAT TTCTGCAACGAGTGAAAACTCCTATTGTCAAGAAAATATCAGCGAGTGGGAGTGAAGATAG CCTCACAAAGTTCATAGTGGATGACTCATCAGATGATGACTTTATTAAGACATCAACTTTGAAAG TGCCTAAGAAGAGCAATACTCCAGCATCCCATCATCCACTGAGGAGACCTCTGTCTCAGTGTGACTCGCCGGTCTTTGTTAGTGACAGTGATGATGATTATAATGTTGTGGTCAAGAGCACTTGGAGGACTCGCCATTCAAAACCTAAAACCCAATCAAAGGTTAACAAGAATGATGCTCCACGGTGTGATGAAGAGGACCGTTCTCCATCACTGCCTTTCTCTTCCATCCATTctccgttttcttttcttccccacAAAACTCTAACATCACTGGCCTCTCCAAAGCGCACTCTATCTGCACCTTCTAAGCTGCATGAATCTGACAGTTCTGAGGAGGAGTTCACATCCCTACTGGAGAGactgaagaataaaaacaagttCACTGGCACTACATTCTCACCGAAGAGCACCCATG TTCCTCCTGTGAAGGGAGTTTTAACACCAGCCTCTAAACCATTTGGGGAAACACCTCTGAGTGTGAAGACACCTGGAAAATCCACCACCTTGAAGCCCACAGTCAGTCAGACGGAGCCCAGACCCGGCCCCACCAGCAG GTTGCCGCTGTGTAAGACCCCCGGGTGCTTCTTGCAGTCTTTATCAAACACCGGCTCCAGCTGTGGCCGCAATTTTAAGCAGAACAAGGAAGCACTCACCATTAGACTTTATCAGCTGTACAATACCAGTGTGTTTGACAATAAG CTGCCCACTAATATGTCAGTGACTTGGAATAAGAAGATGCGGAAAACCGCCGGTTACTGTATCACGGGTCAGGAGCGATGTGGAGGGAACCGCTACGCCCGCATTGAACTGTCGGAGAAAGTCTGTGACTCTGCAG ATCGTCTCAGGGACACACTGATTCATGAGATGTGTCACGCTGCGACCTGGCTGATTAATGCTGTGAGGGACGGGCACGGGAACTTCTGGAAGCTGTATGCTCGCAAGTCCACTCTGGCGCATCCCGAGCTGCCCATGGTCACCCGCTGCCACAGTTATGACATCAAGTACAAATTCCAGTACCAGTGCACCCGCTGCCAGAATTT GATCGGACGGCATTCCAAGTCCTTGGACACGCAGAGGTTCATGTGTGCCCTCTGCAACGGGCAACTTGTCTTACTGACGGCTGCCAAGCCGCGTGCTCCCACACCGTTTGCCAACTTTGTCAAAGAGAATTATGGGACCGTACGCCAGGAGCTATCGGGACAAAGCCACGGGGAAGTGATGCGTAAACTTAGTGTAGACTTTGCCTCCAAGACTAAACTGAGTCAAAGCTGA
- the nsdhl gene encoding sterol-4-alpha-carboxylate 3-dehydrogenase, decarboxylating: MATRVRPSSKRCAVIGGSGFLGRHLVEKLLDRGYSVSVFDIRQSYELPGVTFHQGDLCDNQALLSAMKDVSLVFHCASPAPASDDRKLFERVNIQGTHTLIEACLEAGVQKLVLTSSASVVFEGKDVKNGREDLPYAKKPIDYYTETKIEQEKLVLEACDKEKGFLTVAIRPHGIFGPRDPQLVPILVDAARRGKMKFIIGDGTNLVDFTFVENVVHGHILAAERLRPDSPICGKSYHITNDEPVRFWDFMSEVLVGLGYAAPRYHLPYTLVYGLALLLWLLALILRPLVSFKPTFTPMRVALAGTHHYYSCDRAKRDLGYKPVVSLKDGIERTVQSYPHLRQGA, from the exons ATGGCCACGCGCGTCCGACCG AGCAGTAAACGGTGTGCAGTCATCGGGGGGTCTGGCTTCCTCGGCAGACACCTGGTGGAGAAGCTGTTGGATCGAGGCTACTCCGTTTCTGTGTTTGACATCCGCCAGAGCTACGAACTGCCTGGTGTCACCTTCCACCAGGGAGACCTCTGCGACAACCAG GCTCTGCTGTCGGCTATGAAGGATGTGTCCCTGGTCTTCCACTGTGCCTCCCCAGCTCCTGCCAGCGATGACCGCAAGCTATTTGAGAGGGTCAACATCCAGGGCACGCACACCCTCATTGAGGCCTGCCTCGAGGCTGGAGTACAG aAACTGGTCCTGACGAGCAGCGCCAGTGTGGTGTTTGAAGGGAAGGATGTTAAGAATGGGAGAGAGGATCTACCATACGCCAAGAAGCCCATCGACTATTACACAGAGACCAAGATAGAGCAAGAAAAG CTGGTCCTCGAGGCTTGTGACAAGGAGAAGGGTTTCCTCACAGTCGCCATCCGGCCTCATGGCATCTTTGGCCCTCGGGACCCACAGCTGGTTCCTATTCTAGTGGACGCGGCGCGCAGGGGCAAGATGAAGTTCATCATTGG TGATGGGACCAATCTGGTGGACTTCACCTTTGTGGAGAATGTAGTTCATGGCCACATCCTGGCTGCTGAACGCCTGAGGCCAGACTCCCCCATATGTGGAAAA TCATACCACATCACCAACGACGAGCCAGTTAGATTCTGGGACTTCATGTCTGAGGTGTTGGTGGGTCTGGGATATGCCGCCCCCCGCTACCACCTCCCCTACACTCTGGTGTATGGCCTGGCCTTGCTCCTCTGGCTACTGGCCCTGATCCTGCGCCCTCTAGTGTCCTTTAAACCCACCTTTACACCAATGAGAGTGGCTCTGGCTGGAACCCATCACTACTACAGCTGTGACCGTGCCAAGCGGGACCTGGGCTATAAACCGGTAGTCAGTCTGAAGGATGGCATAGAACGCACCGTGCAGAGCTACCCTCACCTCAGACAAGGAGCTTGA